Proteins from one Malaya genurostris strain Urasoe2022 chromosome 2, Malgen_1.1, whole genome shotgun sequence genomic window:
- the LOC131430012 gene encoding uncharacterized protein LOC131430012 — MDQRLPQPLDCANLAREWPKWKQQFYIYMIASNKNADVECNKIATFLWLVGERGVEIYNTLFPNTGDVNSMFGVEPVNADDDAGEQNVQRTLADVVTAFDGYCLPRKNVAMEAFKFNMIVQKDKQSFADFETALRTQLAYCEFECSACHASYSDRMLRDRIIIGVQDKKLQLKLLDGKDEPLQSVVETCKIFEAATENKQLLDNKVHHEMHVVVEEPVNGPKEEIAIVKRAQCYNCGQNYNAKHRQYCPARNVNCDACGRRGHFRKFCKLLKRDDKTNRNGRTMEDKPKQTREAVYNINWRETE; from the exons ATGGATCAAAGGTTGCCGCAGCCCTTGGACTGTGCAAATTTGGCTAGAGAGTGGCCGAAATGGAAACAACAGTTCTATATTTACATGATCGCCAGCAACAAGAATGCAGATGTGGAATGCAACAAAATTGCAACGTTTTTGTGGCTCGTAGGAGAGCGCGGAGTGGAAATATACAACACACTTTTTCCCAACACTGGGGATGTCAACAGTATGTTCGGTGTGGAGCCGGTGAACGCTGATGATGATGCTGGTGAGCAAAATGTGCAACGTACGTTAGCGGATGTAGTCACTGCATTCGATGGTTATTGCCTACCTCGAAAGAATGTCGCCATGGAAGCATTTAAATTCAACATGATCGTTCAGAAAGACAAACAATCGTTCGCAGATTTTGAAACTGCCCTTCGTACCCAGCTGGCGTATTGTGAATTTGAATGTTCTGCTTGTCATGCTTCATATTCGGATCGGATGCTTCGGGATCGTATCATAATTGGTGTCCAAGACAAGAAGCTTCAACTAAAGCTGCTCGACGGGAAGGATGAACCATTGCAGAGTGTAGTGGAAACTTGCAAAATATTTGAAGCGGCGACTGAGAACAAGCAACTACTGGACAACAAAGTACACCATGAGATGCACGTCGTTGTGGAGGAACCTGTCAACGGACCAAAAGAAGAGATAGCGATTGTGAAGAGGGCGCAGTGTTACAACTGTGGACAGAACTACAATGCAAAACATCGTCAATACTGCCCGGCGAGAAACGTCAACTGCGACGCTTGTGGACGTCGTGGCCACTTCAGAAAGTTTTGCAAGTTATTAAAAAGGGATGATAAAACAAATCGGAACGGTCGTACAATGGAGGACAAGCCTAAGCAAACCAGAGAGGCTGTGTACAATATCAACTGGCGTGAAACAG AATAA